A stretch of DNA from Desulfurella amilsii:
TTTAACTGCATTACAAACACTCACAACTTTATCAGTTAGCATGTATTTTATTTTTGAAGCCTTTTTTTGCTTGTAATCTACCCTTCTTGTGTAAACAAGCGGCTTTTTTGTGAGCAGTTTCAAGATAACACCCAAAGTGTGGGCTTTTGATGCATGAGCGTGCAGAACATCACACTTTCTAGCTGTGCTTTGGAGTTTGTAAAAGTTTTTTGAATCTATAGCCCCAAAGCCCAATGCTTGCGCTTTTTTGTATAGCTCATCGCTGCAAGCTATGATAGAGTCTACACCAAGCTCTCTTAAGCCAAGCGCAAGGTATATTAACTGCTGCTCACCACCACGAAAACCTTTTTGTGTATCTAAGTGAAGAATTTTCATTTTAGCTAGGATAAGACTTTGCGTGCACTTTGTCAAGCCTGCCGTTATAAATTTTGCTTGCAAATTAAGTAATTATTAATTAAAATAAACTTTGTAGGTTTTATTACAAAGGGGGTTTTGATGTTTTTTTATAAAAATAATGAGCTTTATGTAGAAGATGTAAAAGTTTCAGATATTGCATTAGAGTATAAAACACCGATTTATATTTACAGCAAGAATCACTTTGAAAATCAATATAAAAAACTCGATCAAAAAATCACACGAAAGCATTTAATCTGCTTTGCACTAAAAGCAAACAGCAATTTAGCTGTTATAAATACATTTGCAAAGCTTGGCGCAGGCGCTGATGTAGTATCTGCTGGTGAGATTTTTAGAGCAAAAAAAGCTGGTATTGATACAACAAAAATTGTATTTAGCGGCGTTGGAAAAACGCAAGAAGAAATAAAATACGCAATTGAAAATAATATACTGATGTTTAATGTTGAGTCTTTTGAAGAATTAGAAGAAATCGAGAATGTAGCGTCAAGTTTGGGAAAAATTGCACAAATTTCTTTCAGGGTAAACCCCAATGTTGACCCAAAAACCCACCCTTACATATCAACGGGCTTAAAGAAAAATAAGTTTGGTATATCTTACACACAAATTATAGATGCTTACAAACTAGCAAATCAAATGAAACATGTGCGAATAAAAGGCATTCAATTTCACATTGGCAGTCAGCTAACCGATGTATCTCCATTTTTTGAAGCACAGCTAAAAGTAGCAAACATTATGAAAGAGTTACTTTCTTTGGGTATAAAATTGGATATTATAGATATAGGCGGTGGATTAGGTGTGGTGTACGAAAACGAGCAGGAACCAGATTTAGATCAGTATTCAAATTTTATCAATCAGGCGTTTAAGGATTTTCCAGATAGTCTGATCGTTTTAGAACCAGGCAGGTTTTTGGTGGCAAATGGTGGTATTTTTGTAACAAAAGTATTGTATAGAAAGCAGAACGAAGGTAAAAACTTCTATATTGTAGATGGGGCTATGAATGACCTTATAAGGCCCAGCCTATATGATGCTTATCATAAGATTGAACCTGTAGTGAAAAAAAATGTCGCTAAAGTGCAGGCAGATATTGTAGGCCCAGTTTGCGAAAGTGGCGATTTTTTTGCTAAATCAAGAGAAATCGACAATCTTGAAAGAAACGATTTGGTTAGTATATTTAGCAGTGGAGCATACGGTTTTACTATGGCAAGCAATTATAATTCACGCTGTAGGCCAGCGGAAGTTTTAGTTGACAAAGATACGGTAAAAGTGGTAAGATCAAGAGAAACATTCGAAGATTTAATTAGAGGGGAAGCTATATAATGCGTAAAATCGAATTTTTTAAAATGAACGGATCGGGTAATGATTTTATTTTAATTGATAATAGAGAAAAAATTGTAGAAAATATTGGTTTAAAAATAGAAGACTTTGTTAAAAACATTTGTAAAAGAGGTCTATCGATAGGCGCAGATGGCGTAATTTTAATAGAAAATACAGACGAACCGGGGTGCGATTTTGCCTGGCGTTTTTTTAACAGTGATGGCTCACAAGCTCCAATGTGTGGCAACGGATCAAGGTGTGCTGTAAGGTTTGCTTATCTAAAAGGCATAATAAGCGATACAAAGACTACATTTTTGACAGGCGCTGGCAAGATATACGGTGAAATTGTTGGTATAAATACTGTAAAAGTCCAGCTTACCAAGCCTACAGATTACAAAACTATTAATTTAGATAACCAAACTATGTATTTTATCAATACTGGTGTGCCGCATCTTGTAATATTTGTTGATGATTTAGGGAGCGTTGATGTAGCAGGGCT
This window harbors:
- the dapF gene encoding diaminopimelate epimerase, with the translated sequence MRKIEFFKMNGSGNDFILIDNREKIVENIGLKIEDFVKNICKRGLSIGADGVILIENTDEPGCDFAWRFFNSDGSQAPMCGNGSRCAVRFAYLKGIISDTKTTFLTGAGKIYGEIVGINTVKVQLTKPTDYKTINLDNQTMYFINTGVPHLVIFVDDLGSVDVAGLGAKYRYHDVFAPAGANVDFVNVLDNNTIAIRTYERGVEAETLACGTGATASGLISGLVRDIQTPIEVQTRSGKMLKVYFQINNAQSHEPIDIVFLEGDSMLSFVGTMIDEAWDY
- the lysA gene encoding diaminopimelate decarboxylase — encoded protein: MFFYKNNELYVEDVKVSDIALEYKTPIYIYSKNHFENQYKKLDQKITRKHLICFALKANSNLAVINTFAKLGAGADVVSAGEIFRAKKAGIDTTKIVFSGVGKTQEEIKYAIENNILMFNVESFEELEEIENVASSLGKIAQISFRVNPNVDPKTHPYISTGLKKNKFGISYTQIIDAYKLANQMKHVRIKGIQFHIGSQLTDVSPFFEAQLKVANIMKELLSLGIKLDIIDIGGGLGVVYENEQEPDLDQYSNFINQAFKDFPDSLIVLEPGRFLVANGGIFVTKVLYRKQNEGKNFYIVDGAMNDLIRPSLYDAYHKIEPVVKKNVAKVQADIVGPVCESGDFFAKSREIDNLERNDLVSIFSSGAYGFTMASNYNSRCRPAEVLVDKDTVKVVRSRETFEDLIRGEAI